In Sphaeramia orbicularis chromosome 15, fSphaOr1.1, whole genome shotgun sequence, a single genomic region encodes these proteins:
- the pla2g12b gene encoding group XIIB secretory phospholipase A2-like protein, producing the protein MLLRTAVLLLLCTTSGLCATLGLYNTQAPEEEVQAAVIDTAVDENTLKEGVAAADPQEGDSAAEESNLLAKILGMDNQPADDTVEVDIPVADGAAGTDTDSDRTAEDVPAEEALAQDQPSEEDGNEIRPVETEDTQKQPLKNEDDSSWSLNSIRNSFQSMHGYFDSLVELVGGRNGVCEYRCRYGVPPQPRPGYQLPEPNGCSSSLVGFQVNAALDLGIPAMTQCCNHLDICYDTCGTSKYDCDAKFRSCLHDICSDLKKSLGFGSKVQACESMADALYNTVWTLGCRPYMNSQRAACFCQDEEKDEL; encoded by the exons ATGCTTCTTCGGACTGCGGTGCTGCTCCTCCTCTGCACGACCTCAGGATTATGTGCCACTTTGGGCCTTTATAACACTCAGGCACCAGAGGAGGAGGTTCAAGCTGCTGTTATCGACACCGCTGTAGATGAAAACACACTTAAAGAAGGTGTAGCTGCTGCAGACCCTCAGGAGGGTGATTCTGCAGCAGAGGAATCTAATCTACTGGCTAAAATACTCGGTATGGATAACCAGCCAGCAGATGACACAGTGGAAGTGGACATCCCAGTAGCAGATGGTGCTGCagggacagacacagacagtgaCAGGACTGCTGAGGATGTGCCTGCTGAGGAAGCTCTCGCCCAGGACCAACCTTCAGAGGAAGATGGGAACGAGATCAGGCCGGTTGAGACAGAAGACACCCAGAAACAACCTCTGAAAAATGAAGATGATAGTAGTTGGAGCCTAAACTCAATTAGAAACAGTTTTCAGTCTATGCATGGATACTTTGACTCTCTTGTGGAGCTTGTAGGAGGACGAAACGGTGTCTGCGAGTACCGCTGTAGATATG GAGTACCTCCTCAACCTCGGCCTGGATACCAGCTCCCAGAACCCAACGGGTGCAGCTCCTCTCTGGTGGGATTCCAGGTGAATGCTGCT CTTGATTTAGGAATCCCAGCCATGACACAGTGCTGCAACCATCTCGACATATGCTACGACACCTGTGGGACAAGCAAGTACGACTGCGACGCTAAGTTTCGCTCGTGTCTACATGACATCTGCTCTGACCTGAAGAAGAGTCTGGGTTTTGGGTCCAAGGTTCAAG CCTGTGAGTCAATGGCAGATGCTCTCTACAACACAGTGTGGACGCTTGGCTGTAGACCTTACATGAACAGCCAGAGGGCAGCGTGTTTCTGTCAGGACGAGGAGAAGGACGAACTGTGA
- the LOC115434602 gene encoding uncharacterized protein C6orf118-like, translating to MSISSKSKPRCFGSDIRRLLLAAEAGQKADILAYSSGHLGPSSLNHSRPPREKEQCFWRTSQRQPKTSNPLTLQQRQAKELAYVKKKEIKDGSAEFTAGFPSAQPEASGSRQDHTTDCSIQAVRGEDSCLNKKDFGSLKSVPVKSNALAPEKLHNSSSGPCRNHSDKAPIKEDQMKIKQHPVKQDFWGGINAAELHERKLERELKKLSTQSWPSRDRLAVFSDVFDDVCEGSAVFGRILREIKTEYDLYVNHVMSSQSTLHNPLPHASHENPGSETLRSVDLEEKEKEVHWLEQEARKTLEENQQLRDVLQNVLAVLRPEDKDVKNASLSDSGTTTGGDNSIQSKRLQVLNMWVEIQQLEEMIQEKLVPAATATATERRIRSLKTEIMRLIASNHCLKTTNKDLENQINTVLKREKVSKVMRRILWDEILSDL from the exons ATGTCCATCAGCAGCAAGTCAAAGCCGAGGTGCTTTGGGAGTGATATCCGCAGACTGCTGTTGGCTGCTGAAGCCGGTCAGAAGGCTGATATCCTGGCTTACTCCTCAGGGCATCTGGGGCCCAGCAGCTTGAACCACAGTCGGCCTCCCAGGGAGAAAGAGCAGTGTTTCTGGAGGACGTCTCAGAGGCAGCCAAAAACTTCAAACCCTCTGACACTCCAGCAGAGACAGGCAAAAGAACTGGCCtatgtaaagaaaaaagaaatcaaagacGGTTCGGCTGAGTTCACTGCTGGCTTTCCTTCGGCCCAGCCTGAAGCCTCAGGGTCAAGACAAGATCATACCACTGATTGTTCTATCCAGGCTGTCAGAGGAGAAGATTCATGTTTAAATAAAAAGGATTTTGGTTCCTTAAAGTCAGTGCCAGTGAAGTCTAATGCCTTGGCCCCAGAAAAGTTGCACAACTCATCATCAGGGCCTTGTCGCAACCACAGTGACAAGGCACCGATTAAAGAAGACCAGATGAAGATAAAGCAACACCCTGTCAAGCAGGACTTTTGGGGTGGAATAAATGCTGCAGAATTGCATGAGAGAAAACTGGAAAGG GAACTGAAGAAGCTGTCAACGCAGAGCTGGCCCAGCAGAGACCGGCTTGCGGTGTTCAGTGACGTCTTTGATGATGTATGTGAAGGCTCTGCAGTATTTGGACGCATCCTGAGGGAAATTAAG ACAGAATATGATTTGTATGTCAACCACGTGATGTCGTCGCAATCCACTCTCCA CAATCCGTTACCACATGCTTCGCATGAGAATCCTGGCAGTGAAACACTGAGGTCAGTGGatttggaagaaaaagaaaaagaagttcaCTGGCTGGAGCAGGAGGCCAGGAAAACCCTCGAGGAGAATCAACA ACTCAGAGATGTGTTACAGAACGTCCTAGCAGTCTTACGCCCGGAGGACAAAGACGTGAAGA ATGCATCTCTGTCAGACAGTGGGACGACCACTGGGGGTGATAACAGCATTCAGTCCAAGAGGCttcaggtgttaaacatgtgggtGGAGATCCAGCAGCTGGAGGAGATGATTCAAGAGAAGCTGGTACCTGCAGCCACAGCCACTGCTACTGAAAGACGCATCAGGAGCCTAAAG ACTGAGATAATGAGACTAATAGCCTCAAATCACTGTCTGAAGACCACCAACAAG GATCTtgaaaatcagattaacacagtgCTCAAAAGAGAGAAAGTAAGCAAAGTCATGCGACG GATCTTATGGGATGAAATACTGTCTGATCTGTGA